A DNA window from Desulfobacterales bacterium contains the following coding sequences:
- a CDS encoding N-acetylmuramoyl-L-alanine amidase, with product MARNLGDIKRVILHCSDSEFGDVKLIDQWHKARGWKGCGYHYVITNGVIDPGKPYNPALDGIIQQGRMLTEIGAHCKNHNHDSVGVCLIGRHHFSGKQLYDALPSLLLILADIGITWRDVYGHCEFTALKTCPNIDPALIRRWAMKGR from the coding sequence ATGGCACGAAATTTGGGCGACATCAAACGGGTGATTCTTCACTGCTCGGATTCCGAATTCGGGGACGTGAAGCTGATCGACCAATGGCACAAGGCGCGCGGCTGGAAGGGGTGCGGGTATCATTATGTGATCACCAACGGCGTGATCGACCCCGGCAAACCCTACAACCCGGCGCTGGACGGGATCATTCAGCAGGGCCGGATGCTGACCGAAATCGGCGCGCACTGCAAAAACCATAACCATGACTCGGTCGGGGTGTGCCTGATCGGGCGGCACCATTTTTCCGGCAAGCAGTTATACGACGCGCTGCCGAGCCTGCTCCTGATTCTGGCCGACATCGGCATTACCTGGCGGGATGTGTACGGCCATTGCGAGTTTACGGCGCTTAAAACCTGCCCGAACATTGACCCCGCCTTGATTCGCAGGTGGGCGATGAAAGGAAGATGA
- a CDS encoding DNA-binding protein produces MTISAEERLHEMLTAAGLPVKSSYRRAEVCEVLGCCRRTFWELVDRYEKDPETGGPRRPDSLDSYMFRRERRIPFDELVDYLRRNNTYHRKNAIDTVQMKMFD; encoded by the coding sequence ATGACGATATCCGCAGAAGAAAGATTGCACGAAATGCTGACCGCCGCGGGGTTGCCGGTAAAATCGAGCTACCGGCGCGCCGAGGTGTGCGAGGTGCTGGGATGCTGCCGGCGAACCTTCTGGGAGCTGGTGGACCGGTACGAAAAGGACCCCGAGACAGGCGGCCCACGGCGGCCGGACAGCCTGGACTCCTATATGTTCCGCCGGGAGCGTCGCATCCCGTTTGACGAGCTGGTGGATTATCTTCGCAGAAATAACACCTATCATCGAAAAAACGCCATTGACACGGTGCAAATGAAGATGTTTGATTGA
- a CDS encoding DUF1353 domain-containing protein, producing the protein MEALLLLPVINPDANKLEEAYEVARDHWAAYKGSRIRVPAAFQYDGASIPRLVWPVIGSPFQPRFMNAAVFHDWIYHTHQIERCEADNLFHELLLESGVAAETAATMRYAVRSFGGWYWENDEDDCAYIRRLTDRIIADGRTPAIYGLCA; encoded by the coding sequence ATGGAAGCGTTGCTGTTACTTCCGGTCATAAATCCGGACGCAAACAAGCTGGAAGAAGCGTACGAGGTCGCGCGGGACCATTGGGCGGCGTATAAGGGCTCCCGGATCCGGGTGCCGGCGGCATTCCAGTACGACGGCGCCAGTATTCCGAGGCTGGTGTGGCCCGTCATCGGCTCTCCGTTTCAGCCGCGTTTCATGAACGCGGCGGTTTTCCATGACTGGATCTACCACACGCATCAAATCGAGCGGTGCGAGGCGGACAATCTGTTCCATGAATTGTTGCTCGAAAGCGGCGTGGCGGCGGAAACGGCCGCCACGATGCGCTATGCCGTCCGGAGCTTTGGCGGGTGGTATTGGGAGAATGATGAGGACGACTGCGCGTACATACGGCGGCTGACCGATAGAATTATCGCGGACGGGCGCACCCCGGCAATTTACGGGTTGTGCGCCTGA